GCTGTTCCATGATACGCTGCTTAACCAGCTCTAAGGAACGTGACAGAACCAGTGCCTGACTGCGTTCCTCGTCTGACAAATACACATTGCGTGAGCTGAGCGCCAGTCCGTCCTGCTCGCGAATGATCGGGCATGGCACAATCTCAATATCCATATTCAGGTCGACAACCATTTGCTTGATGACAGCGACCTGCTGCGCATCCTTCGCGCCAAAGAAAGCAGCATCTGGCTTCACAATATTGAACAGCTTGGTCACCACCGTCGATACACCGTCAAAGTGACCCGGACGCGAAGCGCCACATAGAGAATCGGTCAGATCGGCAACACTCACATGCGTTTTGGTCGGTGTTGGATACATATCGTCGACGCCCGGCATAAACACGATGTCCACGCCTTCGCGTTCTGCCAATGCTAAATCGCGCTGTTCATCGCGTGGGTATTGTTCAAAATCCTCATTCGGTCCAAACTGAATCGGATTGACGAAAATACTAATCACGACAATATCATTGTGCTGTTTGGCACGGCGCATTAGACTGGCATGTCCATCATGCAAAAAGCCCATTGTCGGTACCAATCCAACGGTCGCTTCATGTCCATTGCTGGAACGCTCTCCGCGAAGATGTTTAACTTGCTGTCTGACTTCGGATATGCTGCGTACTACTTTCACGATAAATTCTCCACCTTCCGTTGTTGTCCATACAAGGAATCCAGTGCTTTTTCATCTGGATTGAACACATGTTGCTCCGCCGGAAACGCACGGTCTTTCACTTCACTGACATATTGCTCCAATGCGGTACGAATCGTCGTCCCAATATCCGCGTACGTTTTAACAAAGCGCTTGTCGCGGTAACTGT
The DNA window shown above is from Paenibacillus sp. JQZ6Y-1 and carries:
- the panC gene encoding pantoate--beta-alanine ligase; translated protein: MKVVRSISEVRQQVKHLRGERSSNGHEATVGLVPTMGFLHDGHASLMRRAKQHNDIVVISIFVNPIQFGPNEDFEQYPRDEQRDLALAEREGVDIVFMPGVDDMYPTPTKTHVSVADLTDSLCGASRPGHFDGVSTVVTKLFNIVKPDAAFFGAKDAQQVAVIKQMVVDLNMDIEIVPCPIIREQDGLALSSRNVYLSDEERSQALVLSRSLELVKQRIMEQPHMTAGDVRAMLRSEIGTSPIAVIDYAEIMTFPHLETLADTTVVGDLSSEIIMALAVKFGKTRLIDNVIMETKGVALHV